A window of Castanea sativa cultivar Marrone di Chiusa Pesio chromosome 1, ASM4071231v1 contains these coding sequences:
- the LOC142612864 gene encoding putative caffeoyl-CoA O-methyltransferase At4g26220: MEQNVENVRGPSKSLLQSDDLYQYILETSVYPREPEFLKELRHVTASHPRAMMATAPDAGQLMAMLLKLVNAKKTVEVGVFTGYSLLLTALTIPEDGKIIAIDVNRETFEIGLPIIKKAGVADKIDFIESEALPVLDQLLQNHENEGSFDFAYVDADKVSYWNYHERLMKLLKVNGLVVYDNTLRKGFVAMPEALVPEHRKQDREITIEFNKLLAADPRIQISHASLGDGITICRRLY; encoded by the exons ATGGAGCAAAATGTGGAAAATGTACGTGGTCCTTCCAAGAGTTTGTTACAGAGTGATGATCTGTATCAG TATATCCTGGAGACTAGTGTTTACCCACGTGAGCCAGAATTTCTCAAGGAGCTAAGGCATGTCACTGCTAGTCATCCAAG GGCAATGATGGCTACTGCACCAGATGCAGGCCAGTTGATGGCCATGTTGTTGAAACTAGTAAATGCAAAAAAGACAGTTGAAGTTGGAGTCTTCACAGGATACTCTCTTCTCCTCACTGCTCTTACAATTCCAGAGGATGGCAAG ATCATAGCCATAGATGTAAATCGGGAGACATTTGAGATTGGGTTGCCAATAATTAAGAAAGCTGGTGTTGCAGACAAAATTGATTTCATTGAGTCTGAGGCTTTACCAGTTCTTGATCAGCTATTACAGAAT CATGAAAATGAAGGGAGTTTCGACTTTGCTTATGTTGATGCTGACAAGGTTAGTTACTGGAACTACCATGAGAGGCTGATGAAACTGTTAAAGGTGAATGGCCTAGTTGTCTATGATAACACACTCCGGAAAGGATTTGTTGCAATGCCTGAAGCGTTGGTTCCAGAGCACAGGAAACAGGACAGAGAGATAACAATTGAGTTTAACAAACTTCTTGCAGCTGATCCTCGCATCCAAATTTCACATGCTTCATTGGGTGATGGCATCACAATCTGTAGGCGTCTCTACTAA
- the LOC142612844 gene encoding putative caffeoyl-CoA O-methyltransferase At4g26220 isoform X1: protein MEQNAKKVPSPSKGVLQSEDLYQIYILETSVYPREPDFLKELRHVTASHPRAIWATAPDAGQLMAMLLKLVNAKKTIEIGVFTGYSLLLTALTIPEDGKIIAIDVNRETFEIGLPVIKKAGVADKIDFIESEALPVLDQQLHNHGNEGSFDFAFVDADKVNYWNYHERLLKLLKVDGLVVYDNTLRRGFVAMPEALVPEHRKKDIELTVEFNKFLAADPRIQISHASLGDGIIICRRLY from the exons ATGGAGCAAAATGCAAAAAAGGTACCTAGTCCTTCTAAGGGTGTATTGCAGAGTGAAGATTTGTATCAGATA TATATCCTGGAGACTAGTGTGTACCCACGTGAACCAGATTTTCTCAAGGAGCTAAGGCATGTCACTGCTAGTCATCCAAG GGCTATATGGGCTACTGCACCAGATGCAGGTCAGTTGATGGCCATGTTGTTGAAGCTAGTAAATgcaaaaaaaactattgaaatTGGAGTCTTCACAGGATACTCTCTTCTCCTCACTGCTCTTACAATTCCAGAGGATGGCAAG ATTATAGCTATAGATGTAAACCGGGAGACATTTGAGATTGGATTGCCAGTAATAAAGAAAGCTGGTGTTGCAGACAAAATTGATTTCATTGAATCTGAGGCTTTACCAGTTCTTGATCAGCAATTACATAAT CATGGAAATGAAGGGAGTTTCGACTTTGCTTTTGTTGATGCTGACAAGGTTAATTACTGGAACTACCATGAGAGGCTGCTGAAACTGTTAAAGGTGGATGGCCTAGTTGTCTATGATAACACACTCCGGAGAGGATTTGTTGCAATGCCTGAAGCGTTGGTTCCAGAGCACAGGAAAAAGGACATAGAGTTAACAGTTGAGTTTAACAAGTTTCTTGCAGCTGATCCTCGCATCCAAATTTCACATGCTTCATTGGGTGATGGCATCATAATTTGCAGGCGTCTCTACTGA
- the LOC142612844 gene encoding putative caffeoyl-CoA O-methyltransferase At4g26220 isoform X2 — protein MEQNAKKVPSPSKGVLQSEDLYQYILETSVYPREPDFLKELRHVTASHPRAIWATAPDAGQLMAMLLKLVNAKKTIEIGVFTGYSLLLTALTIPEDGKIIAIDVNRETFEIGLPVIKKAGVADKIDFIESEALPVLDQQLHNHGNEGSFDFAFVDADKVNYWNYHERLLKLLKVDGLVVYDNTLRRGFVAMPEALVPEHRKKDIELTVEFNKFLAADPRIQISHASLGDGIIICRRLY, from the exons ATGGAGCAAAATGCAAAAAAGGTACCTAGTCCTTCTAAGGGTGTATTGCAGAGTGAAGATTTGTAT CAGTATATCCTGGAGACTAGTGTGTACCCACGTGAACCAGATTTTCTCAAGGAGCTAAGGCATGTCACTGCTAGTCATCCAAG GGCTATATGGGCTACTGCACCAGATGCAGGTCAGTTGATGGCCATGTTGTTGAAGCTAGTAAATgcaaaaaaaactattgaaatTGGAGTCTTCACAGGATACTCTCTTCTCCTCACTGCTCTTACAATTCCAGAGGATGGCAAG ATTATAGCTATAGATGTAAACCGGGAGACATTTGAGATTGGATTGCCAGTAATAAAGAAAGCTGGTGTTGCAGACAAAATTGATTTCATTGAATCTGAGGCTTTACCAGTTCTTGATCAGCAATTACATAAT CATGGAAATGAAGGGAGTTTCGACTTTGCTTTTGTTGATGCTGACAAGGTTAATTACTGGAACTACCATGAGAGGCTGCTGAAACTGTTAAAGGTGGATGGCCTAGTTGTCTATGATAACACACTCCGGAGAGGATTTGTTGCAATGCCTGAAGCGTTGGTTCCAGAGCACAGGAAAAAGGACATAGAGTTAACAGTTGAGTTTAACAAGTTTCTTGCAGCTGATCCTCGCATCCAAATTTCACATGCTTCATTGGGTGATGGCATCATAATTTGCAGGCGTCTCTACTGA
- the LOC142612844 gene encoding putative caffeoyl-CoA O-methyltransferase At4g26220 isoform X3: MEQNAKKYILETSVYPREPDFLKELRHVTASHPRAIWATAPDAGQLMAMLLKLVNAKKTIEIGVFTGYSLLLTALTIPEDGKIIAIDVNRETFEIGLPVIKKAGVADKIDFIESEALPVLDQQLHNHGNEGSFDFAFVDADKVNYWNYHERLLKLLKVDGLVVYDNTLRRGFVAMPEALVPEHRKKDIELTVEFNKFLAADPRIQISHASLGDGIIICRRLY; encoded by the exons ATGGAGCAAAATGCAAAAAAG TATATCCTGGAGACTAGTGTGTACCCACGTGAACCAGATTTTCTCAAGGAGCTAAGGCATGTCACTGCTAGTCATCCAAG GGCTATATGGGCTACTGCACCAGATGCAGGTCAGTTGATGGCCATGTTGTTGAAGCTAGTAAATgcaaaaaaaactattgaaatTGGAGTCTTCACAGGATACTCTCTTCTCCTCACTGCTCTTACAATTCCAGAGGATGGCAAG ATTATAGCTATAGATGTAAACCGGGAGACATTTGAGATTGGATTGCCAGTAATAAAGAAAGCTGGTGTTGCAGACAAAATTGATTTCATTGAATCTGAGGCTTTACCAGTTCTTGATCAGCAATTACATAAT CATGGAAATGAAGGGAGTTTCGACTTTGCTTTTGTTGATGCTGACAAGGTTAATTACTGGAACTACCATGAGAGGCTGCTGAAACTGTTAAAGGTGGATGGCCTAGTTGTCTATGATAACACACTCCGGAGAGGATTTGTTGCAATGCCTGAAGCGTTGGTTCCAGAGCACAGGAAAAAGGACATAGAGTTAACAGTTGAGTTTAACAAGTTTCTTGCAGCTGATCCTCGCATCCAAATTTCACATGCTTCATTGGGTGATGGCATCATAATTTGCAGGCGTCTCTACTGA